In a genomic window of Novosphingobium sp. KA1:
- a CDS encoding type I secretion system permease/ATPase, with amino-acid sequence MNDMHNPELADATLPRDDSGLFAFATVLALHRIAVDPQQLRHGLGHDRAIDADDLKRLAKRQDEVRAKSLRATFDKLRQMPLPALANGPAGWFVIARAAEDEVLIQPPCHAVDGVQPQIMKIDRDALEAMWSGELLLLTTREGVGGVSRAFDVSWFIPQIVKYRRLIGEVLLVTLGINLLGLASPLFFQNVIDKVLVHNTLDTLTILVIGFGVVSVWETAFGWLRTRLYSETSQKIDVELGAKLFRHLLGLNLSYFEARRVGDIAMRVRQLETIREFLTNASLTVLIDPIFTVIFLIVMWFYSTQLFLITVLTIPCYIAVAVFITGPLRARIEEKFERSAANNALLIESIGGIQTVKAGAVEPQWQDRWERQLAGYSFASQKVINLGNTGSQLIQLISKINMVLILYFGARAVIDKDMTVGALVAFNMFAQRVSGPVIRMAQLWQDFQQVRIAIERLGDVLNQPVEPGTGSRVALPQLKGAVAFEGVKFRYGLDGPWTLDEIDLIVPAGSTLGIVGSSGSGKSTLTKLLQRLYVPAAGRVTIDGVDIAQIDPAWLRRQIGVVLQENLLFSRTIRENIALSNPAMPIEKVMAAAELAGAHEFIVKLPQGYDTLVEERGTNLSGGQRQRLAIARALVNQPRILILDEATSALDAESEEIIQCNLKAMAAGRTVIIIAHRLSAVRQCDTLIALEAGRIVERGNHDELLRVNGRYADLHRRQSGGIVA; translated from the coding sequence ATGAATGATATGCATAATCCTGAGTTGGCAGACGCCACGCTTCCCCGAGATGATAGCGGCCTGTTCGCATTCGCGACTGTCCTCGCGCTCCACCGGATCGCGGTGGACCCGCAGCAGTTGCGCCATGGCCTGGGTCATGATCGTGCCATCGATGCTGACGATCTGAAGCGACTTGCCAAGCGGCAGGACGAAGTGCGGGCCAAGTCGCTGCGCGCCACCTTCGACAAGCTTCGTCAAATGCCGCTTCCAGCGCTCGCCAACGGTCCTGCAGGGTGGTTCGTGATTGCCCGCGCCGCTGAAGATGAAGTGCTGATCCAGCCACCGTGCCATGCAGTGGACGGCGTACAGCCGCAGATCATGAAGATCGACCGGGATGCACTGGAAGCCATGTGGTCGGGCGAGCTTCTGCTCCTCACGACCCGCGAGGGCGTGGGCGGTGTGAGCCGGGCTTTCGACGTCAGCTGGTTCATTCCCCAGATCGTCAAGTACCGCCGCCTGATCGGCGAGGTTCTGCTGGTCACGCTCGGGATAAACCTGCTCGGACTTGCATCACCGCTTTTCTTCCAGAACGTTATCGACAAGGTGCTTGTTCACAACACCCTCGATACGCTGACCATCCTGGTGATCGGGTTCGGCGTCGTGTCGGTCTGGGAAACCGCTTTCGGATGGCTGCGCACCCGCCTCTATTCCGAGACGAGCCAGAAGATCGACGTCGAACTGGGGGCCAAGCTCTTCCGGCACCTCCTCGGGCTCAACCTGTCGTACTTTGAGGCGCGGCGCGTTGGCGACATCGCCATGCGCGTGCGCCAGCTGGAAACGATCCGCGAGTTTCTCACCAACGCCTCGCTGACGGTCCTCATCGATCCGATCTTTACGGTCATCTTCCTGATCGTGATGTGGTTCTACTCGACCCAGCTATTTCTCATCACCGTTCTGACCATCCCCTGCTACATCGCCGTCGCCGTCTTCATCACGGGGCCGCTGCGCGCGCGGATCGAGGAGAAGTTCGAGCGCTCGGCAGCTAACAACGCCCTCCTCATCGAAAGCATCGGCGGGATCCAGACCGTCAAGGCCGGTGCCGTCGAACCGCAGTGGCAGGACCGCTGGGAGCGCCAGCTCGCCGGATACAGCTTCGCATCCCAGAAGGTCATCAATCTCGGGAATACCGGCAGCCAGCTGATCCAGCTGATCTCCAAGATCAACATGGTGCTGATCCTCTATTTCGGTGCCCGCGCGGTGATCGACAAGGACATGACGGTCGGCGCTCTCGTCGCCTTCAACATGTTCGCCCAGCGGGTGTCGGGTCCGGTCATCCGCATGGCTCAGCTTTGGCAGGACTTCCAGCAGGTTCGCATTGCCATCGAGCGTCTCGGCGACGTGCTGAACCAGCCCGTCGAGCCCGGCACGGGTAGCCGCGTCGCGCTGCCGCAGCTCAAAGGCGCCGTTGCCTTCGAGGGCGTCAAGTTCCGCTATGGTCTGGATGGTCCCTGGACGCTCGATGAAATCGATCTGATCGTGCCAGCAGGGTCTACGCTCGGAATTGTGGGTTCATCCGGTTCAGGCAAGTCCACTCTCACCAAGCTCCTTCAGCGCCTCTACGTACCGGCTGCCGGCCGGGTGACGATCGATGGTGTCGATATCGCCCAGATCGACCCGGCCTGGCTGCGACGCCAGATCGGTGTCGTGCTTCAGGAGAACCTGCTGTTCAGCCGAACGATCCGGGAGAATATCGCGCTCTCCAATCCGGCCATGCCGATCGAGAAGGTGATGGCGGCCGCAGAGCTTGCCGGCGCGCATGAATTCATCGTCAAACTGCCGCAAGGCTACGATACCCTTGTCGAGGAGCGCGGCACCAACCTGTCCGGCGGGCAGCGCCAGCGTCTGGCCATCGCACGCGCTCTGGTCAATCAGCCGCGCATCCTCATTCTCGACGAGGCCACCAGCGCTCTCGATGCCGAGAGCGAAGAGATTATTCAGTGTAATCTCAAGGCCATGGCGGCGGGGCGTACCGTGATCATCATTGCCCATCGTCTCTCCGCCGTCCGGCAATGCGATACCCTTATAGCTCTTGAAGCCGGCCGCATTGTCGAGCGCGGCAACCACGATGAGCTTTTGCGCGTGAACGGTCGCTATGCGGACCTCCACAGACGTCAGAGCGGGGGGATCGTTGCATGA
- a CDS encoding HlyD family type I secretion periplasmic adaptor subunit: MSAWGHHWEVLREALRAEKERAKNFVPTREADFLPAALEVAERPVSPTARVTAWVLLGGLAITIAWTVFGRVDVVASAPGSLIPTGNTKLVQSPGQGDVRAIYVRNGDVVRKGQALLDLDPTLTGADLAQAEKALASAELDIARNRAIADALSGKGLHFVAPPGTSLEIAETQRRLIAAQLAEIDATTASLSSARRSALSDAESARAQVARLSDTVPILDRQIDRMNRLDAKGYAPGQRLLELQRQRRQEAGDREVAVTQISRGLAEAGKLEQQSREAREQARRTALTDLAKAEADAILRREEVTKAKQMSRFQRLVSPVDGTVQQLDAHTVGGVVEAAKPLMAVVPSQGGIEVEARILNKDVGFVHVGQAAAVKLEAFPFTRYGTIPGRVRSISRDAVQDKDLGLVYVTTVTLDRAFVDADGERYAIAPGLVATVDVRTGTRAIISYLLSPLQASIAQAGRER, encoded by the coding sequence ATGAGCGCCTGGGGTCATCATTGGGAGGTTCTGCGCGAAGCGCTGCGAGCCGAGAAGGAGCGGGCGAAGAACTTCGTTCCAACGCGCGAAGCCGATTTTCTGCCTGCGGCGCTCGAAGTCGCAGAACGTCCGGTGTCGCCGACCGCACGGGTTACGGCATGGGTGCTGCTGGGCGGGCTCGCTATTACCATTGCCTGGACAGTGTTCGGACGGGTCGATGTCGTGGCCTCGGCGCCAGGAAGCCTCATCCCGACGGGTAACACGAAGCTCGTCCAGTCACCGGGACAGGGTGACGTCAGGGCGATTTATGTCCGCAACGGTGACGTGGTGCGTAAGGGGCAGGCGTTGCTCGACCTTGACCCAACCCTCACGGGGGCAGACCTTGCCCAGGCCGAGAAGGCGCTGGCTTCGGCGGAGCTCGACATTGCCCGCAATCGCGCCATTGCCGATGCCCTTTCCGGTAAAGGGCTTCACTTTGTAGCGCCGCCTGGAACATCGCTCGAGATTGCCGAGACCCAGCGCCGTTTGATCGCAGCTCAGCTTGCGGAAATTGACGCGACCACGGCCAGCCTGTCGTCCGCCCGCCGTTCGGCGCTTTCGGATGCGGAGTCGGCGCGGGCACAGGTGGCGAGGCTTTCCGATACCGTCCCCATCCTTGACCGGCAAATCGATCGCATGAACCGGCTCGATGCCAAAGGATATGCGCCGGGCCAGCGCCTTCTGGAACTACAGAGGCAGCGGCGCCAAGAAGCTGGCGATCGCGAAGTAGCGGTCACGCAGATTAGCCGTGGGCTTGCTGAAGCTGGGAAACTCGAGCAGCAAAGTCGCGAAGCGCGCGAACAGGCACGTCGTACTGCGTTGACGGATCTCGCCAAGGCAGAGGCAGACGCAATCTTGCGGCGCGAGGAAGTGACCAAGGCGAAGCAAATGAGCCGCTTCCAGCGTCTCGTTTCTCCGGTTGACGGTACTGTGCAGCAGTTGGACGCCCATACTGTGGGCGGTGTGGTGGAGGCAGCAAAGCCTCTGATGGCGGTGGTTCCTAGCCAAGGTGGAATTGAGGTCGAGGCCAGAATTCTTAACAAGGATGTGGGTTTCGTACACGTTGGCCAAGCCGCAGCTGTTAAACTGGAAGCATTCCCCTTCACGCGATATGGGACCATTCCTGGCCGCGTGCGATCCATCAGTCGTGACGCAGTTCAGGACAAAGATTTGGGACTTGTCTATGTTACGACCGTTACGCTCGATCGGGCGTTTGTGGACGCGGACGGAGAGCGATATGCGATAGCACCGGGGCTAGTCGCCACCGTCGATGTGCGAACCGGCACAAGGGCCATCATCAGCTATCTGCTTAGTCCGCTGCAAGCCAGCATTGCTCAGGCTGGGAGGGAAAGGTGA
- a CDS encoding SEL1-like repeat protein translates to MRSMVAVCALLLSGCASGNYMGIPLAAGKSDPILRELAARAKSGDKQAQLDLGIRFEDGHGVPVDLLRAKALYNAAASDGGGIQWVYVPSPGNGAKARVVSINRQPTQPGLDEAKMRLSNLSNPMVPQQ, encoded by the coding sequence ATGCGTAGCATGGTGGCGGTTTGTGCGCTGCTCCTATCGGGGTGTGCAAGCGGTAATTACATGGGTATTCCGCTCGCGGCCGGGAAAAGTGATCCTATCCTTCGTGAACTCGCGGCACGTGCGAAGAGTGGCGACAAGCAGGCGCAACTCGACCTCGGCATTCGATTTGAGGATGGCCATGGTGTGCCGGTCGACCTTCTTCGCGCCAAAGCACTTTATAACGCCGCCGCCAGTGATGGAGGCGGGATACAATGGGTCTACGTGCCATCGCCCGGGAATGGTGCCAAAGCACGGGTGGTCAGCATCAATCGTCAGCCAACGCAGCCAGGGCTGGATGAAGCGAAGATGCGGCTGAGTAATCTTTCAAATCCAATGGTCCCACAGCAATGA
- a CDS encoding transposase produces the protein MTMPCDDVGTSGVQRFEVFTGRGRRRDWAPETKASIVAESYSNAETVSVVARRYGMSPSQLFTWRREFRKQLEDRGLTLPVASRPPTTFVPAVIEPEPACDPPAAVKRSRRQRRSKASVVELEIDGVAVKIGRGADVGTITAVIDALRAPR, from the coding sequence ATGACGATGCCGTGTGATGATGTTGGCACAAGCGGGGTTCAGCGGTTCGAGGTTTTTACCGGACGGGGACGCCGGAGGGATTGGGCGCCCGAGACGAAGGCGTCGATCGTCGCCGAGAGCTATTCGAACGCGGAGACGGTGAGTGTGGTGGCGCGCCGGTACGGGATGAGCCCCTCGCAGCTGTTCACGTGGCGGCGCGAGTTTCGCAAGCAACTGGAAGATCGCGGCCTGACCTTGCCAGTTGCATCTCGACCGCCAACGACGTTCGTACCTGCCGTGATCGAGCCGGAGCCAGCGTGCGATCCACCTGCGGCAGTGAAGCGCTCCCGCAGGCAACGGCGATCCAAGGCCAGCGTTGTCGAGTTGGAGATCGACGGCGTCGCCGTGAAGATCGGTCGCGGCGCGGACGTAGGCACGATTACCGCAGTGATCGACGCGCTCAGGGCGCCGCGATGA
- the tnpB gene encoding IS66 family insertion sequence element accessory protein TnpB (TnpB, as the term is used for proteins encoded by IS66 family insertion elements, is considered an accessory protein, since TnpC, encoded by a neighboring gene, is a DDE family transposase.), with protein sequence MIGPGAGARVMVATRPVDFRKGADSLAALVGTEYGADPYSGVIYVFRAKRADRIKLVWWDGTGLCLMTKKLETGGFKWPGIRDGVMRLTAAQLGALLEGLDWRRVHGGRRPIAPQIAG encoded by the coding sequence ATGATCGGACCTGGCGCCGGCGCGCGGGTGATGGTGGCCACGCGGCCGGTGGATTTTCGCAAGGGCGCGGATTCGCTCGCGGCACTTGTCGGGACCGAGTACGGAGCCGATCCCTATTCGGGCGTCATCTACGTATTCCGGGCGAAGCGCGCGGACCGGATCAAGCTCGTCTGGTGGGACGGGACCGGCCTGTGCCTGATGACCAAGAAGCTCGAGACCGGCGGCTTCAAGTGGCCGGGCATCCGCGATGGCGTGATGCGTCTGACCGCCGCGCAACTCGGCGCTTTGCTCGAGGGGCTGGACTGGCGCCGTGTACATGGCGGACGCCGTCCGATCGCCCCGCAGATTGCCGGTTGA
- a CDS encoding IS66 family transposase, which yields MLIEADLPEDVEALRALVLEQARELDALKVFKAEAERLRSIIDALQRHRFGRRSEQLDPDQLQLALEEVETALAEAVHARDKASRAPAERVRKTNRGSLPAHLERIEQVVDVEEVDGIRACPCCGGALHQIGEDVAERLDVVPITLRVLVTRRPRYGCRSCESAIVQAPAPARIVEGGIPTEALIAQVLVAKYADHLPLYRQAQIYARQGIQLDRSTLADWVGRAAWYLRPLRDHILERLRRSERLFADETTAPVLDPGRGRTKTGQLWAYARDERPWGGGDPPMVAYVYAADRKGERAQAHLGDFAGILQVDGYGGYAALARRRNEISLAFCWAHVRRKFYELADTSPVATEVLRRVALLYAIENEVRGNPAEQRRQVRDERSRIIVNDLHNYLDARNRQVSAKSKLGEAIRYALTRWDGLSRFLDDGRVDLDSNVVERSIRPLALNRKNALFAGSDEGGDNWAVIATLIENCKIADVNPHTWMTETLTRLANGHPANALGELMPWTAVA from the coding sequence ATGCTCATCGAGGCGGACCTTCCCGAAGACGTTGAAGCGCTCCGTGCGCTCGTCCTCGAACAGGCCCGCGAGCTTGATGCCCTCAAGGTTTTCAAGGCCGAGGCCGAGCGACTGAGGTCGATCATCGACGCCCTCCAGCGTCATCGCTTCGGCCGCCGTTCCGAACAGCTCGATCCCGATCAACTCCAGCTTGCCCTCGAAGAAGTCGAGACGGCCCTGGCCGAGGCCGTGCATGCCAGGGACAAGGCGAGCCGTGCCCCGGCCGAGCGAGTGCGCAAGACCAACCGCGGTTCGCTGCCGGCGCATCTCGAGCGGATCGAGCAGGTTGTCGATGTGGAAGAAGTCGATGGCATCCGGGCCTGCCCCTGCTGTGGCGGGGCGCTCCACCAGATCGGTGAAGACGTGGCCGAACGCCTCGACGTCGTGCCCATCACCTTGCGCGTCCTCGTCACCCGCCGCCCACGCTACGGCTGCCGCTCGTGCGAGAGTGCCATTGTGCAGGCCCCGGCACCGGCACGGATCGTCGAGGGCGGCATTCCCACCGAAGCACTGATCGCGCAGGTGCTGGTCGCCAAGTATGCCGATCATCTACCCCTGTACCGCCAGGCGCAGATCTACGCCCGGCAAGGTATCCAGCTTGATCGATCCACCCTGGCGGACTGGGTCGGGCGAGCAGCATGGTACCTGCGTCCCTTGCGCGACCACATCCTCGAGCGATTGCGGCGATCAGAACGGCTGTTTGCGGATGAGACCACCGCGCCGGTACTCGATCCGGGTCGCGGGCGGACCAAGACCGGCCAGCTATGGGCCTATGCCCGCGACGAACGCCCTTGGGGCGGCGGTGATCCGCCGATGGTCGCCTACGTCTATGCCGCCGACCGTAAGGGCGAACGGGCACAAGCGCATCTCGGCGATTTTGCGGGCATCCTGCAGGTCGACGGCTATGGCGGCTACGCCGCGCTCGCTAGGCGCCGCAATGAGATCAGCCTCGCGTTCTGCTGGGCGCACGTGCGCCGCAAATTCTACGAACTTGCCGATACATCGCCGGTGGCTACCGAAGTGCTGCGCCGTGTCGCTTTGCTCTATGCCATCGAGAACGAGGTACGCGGCAACCCCGCCGAACAACGCCGCCAGGTCCGTGACGAACGCAGTCGCATCATCGTCAACGACCTGCACAACTACCTCGATGCCCGGAACCGCCAGGTCAGCGCCAAGAGCAAGCTCGGCGAAGCGATCCGCTACGCGCTCACCCGCTGGGATGGTCTCTCACGCTTCCTCGACGATGGCCGCGTCGACCTCGACAGCAACGTCGTCGAGCGCTCGATCCGTCCGCTCGCGCTCAATCGGAAGAATGCCCTGTTCGCCGGCTCCGACGAGGGCGGCGATAACTGGGCGGTGATCGCCACGCTCATCGAGAACTGCAAGATCGCCGACGTCAATCCACACACATGGATGACCGAAACACTCACCAGGCTAGCAAATGGTCACCCAGCCAACGCCCTCGGCGAACTCATGCCCTGGACCGCCGTGGCCTGA
- a CDS encoding copper resistance protein B, translating into MARFFPVLTSLLLATSPLAVQAQEANPTPPQADEHAGMDHGSMDHSQMDMSGMDMSAPDMKGMDHSAHAVPASTVSDEPGDAPPPPVPTDFPAQRFFAPDRMAASRAAMVKEMKFNTFALQVDQLEFRTGKGGDGFGWEGQAWYGGDIDRIVLASEGEGTFGERAERIELGAYWRHALDPWFNLQLGMRQDFRPDPQRTYALVGIEGLAPYWFELEGQLLVSNKGDVHARGKAGYTQRITQSLVIEPEAEVDFAFQDVPALNVGAGFERLEMGARLRYERNRSLAPYVGINWERKLGGTADLARAAGEGVSGVSAVFGVRAMF; encoded by the coding sequence ATGGCTCGGTTCTTCCCGGTCCTCACCTCGCTGCTGCTGGCGACCTCCCCTTTGGCCGTGCAAGCGCAGGAGGCTAATCCCACACCGCCTCAAGCCGACGAACATGCCGGAATGGATCATGGCAGCATGGACCATTCGCAGATGGACATGTCCGGCATGGACATGAGCGCGCCGGATATGAAGGGCATGGATCACTCCGCTCACGCCGTGCCCGCAAGCACGGTCTCCGACGAGCCGGGTGATGCCCCGCCGCCACCGGTGCCGACCGACTTTCCTGCGCAGCGCTTCTTCGCGCCCGATCGCATGGCGGCGTCGCGCGCGGCGATGGTGAAGGAGATGAAGTTCAACACTTTCGCCCTTCAGGTCGACCAACTGGAATTCCGCACCGGCAAGGGCGGGGACGGTTTCGGCTGGGAAGGGCAGGCGTGGTACGGCGGCGATATCGACCGGATCGTGCTGGCCAGCGAGGGCGAGGGCACCTTCGGCGAGCGGGCCGAGCGTATCGAGCTGGGTGCCTACTGGCGGCATGCGCTCGATCCCTGGTTCAACCTGCAACTTGGCATGCGGCAGGACTTCCGGCCTGATCCGCAACGCACTTACGCGCTGGTCGGCATCGAGGGGCTGGCGCCATACTGGTTCGAGCTCGAAGGCCAGTTGCTCGTCTCGAACAAAGGCGATGTCCATGCGCGCGGCAAGGCGGGCTATACCCAGCGCATCACCCAATCGCTGGTGATCGAGCCCGAGGCCGAGGTGGACTTTGCCTTTCAGGACGTACCGGCGCTGAACGTCGGCGCAGGCTTCGAGCGCCTCGAAATGGGTGCGAGGCTTCGCTACGAGCGCAATCGCTCGCTGGCTCCCTATGTGGGCATCAATTGGGAACGCAAGCTTGGTGGCACGGCGGATCTTGCACGCGCTGCGGGTGAGGGTGTGTCCGGCGTATCAGCAGTCTTCGGTGTGCGTGCGATGTTTTGA